The Pelobates fuscus isolate aPelFus1 chromosome 2, aPelFus1.pri, whole genome shotgun sequence genome has a segment encoding these proteins:
- the LOC134585528 gene encoding apoptosis-inducing factor 1, mitochondrial-like produces the protein MGKVLPEYLSHWTAEKVRGEGVNVMSNAVVTFVSYQNGKLKISLKDGRQVQTDHIVAAVGLEPNMELAKSASLELDGEFGGYRVNVELQARNSVWEAVDADCFYDIKLVRRRVEHHDHAVVSGRLAGENMTGAAKPYWHQSMFWSDLGPDVGYEAIGIVDSSLSTVCVFTRATEKDTPKSAAELSGTGNRSESDTREIFQTENTASPVLPQSSPPSTQQRETYGKGGVFYLRDNIVVGILLWNIFNRMPIARKIIKDGEEHSVLNEGTELFNIHDE, from the coding sequence ATGGGAAAAGTTCTTCCAGAATATCTTAGCCACTGGACCGCCGAAAAGGTGCGAGGAGAGGGTGTAAATGTAATGTCCAATGCTGTTGTTACATTTGTTAGTTATCAGAATGGAAAACTTAAGATTTCTCTAAAGGATGGAAGACAGGTGCAGACAGATCACATAGTAGCTGCTGTTGGTTTAGAACCCAACATGGAACTGGCAAAATCTGCCAGCTTAGAACTTGATGGTGAATTTGGGGGATACAGGGTTAATGTGGAACTCCAGGCTCGCAACAGTGTGTGGGAGGCAGTAGATGCAGATTGTTTCTATGATATTAAACTTGTCCGCAGGCGAGTTGAGCACCATGATCATGCGGTTGTAAGTGGAAGACTAGCTGGGGAGAATATGACCGGAGCTGCTAAACCTTATTGGCATCAATCTATGTTCTGGAGTGATCTTGGTCCTGATGTTGGCTATGAAGCCATTGGTATTGTTGACAGTTCACTTTCAACTGTTTGTGTGTTTACCCGGGCCACAGAGAAGGATACACCAAAAAGTGCAGCTGAGTTAAGTGGCACAGGCAACCGTTCTGAGAGTGATACCAGGGAAATATTTCAGACAGAAAATACTGCCTCTCCTGTCTTACCTCAATCATCTCCTCCTTCCACGCAGCAGAGGGAAACCTATGGAAAAGGAGGGGTGTTTTACCTGCGTGACAACATAGTAGTGGGAATTTTGCTGTGGAATATCTTTAATCGAATGCCTATTGCACGCAAAATAATTAAGGATGGTGAGGAGCATTCTGTTCTCAATGAGGGGACTGAGCTTTTCAATATCCACGATGAGTAA